The Pseudomonas sp. DG56-2 genome contains a region encoding:
- a CDS encoding DHA2 family efflux MFS transporter permease subunit, with protein sequence MSNTASFTPPSLLLTTIGLSLATFMQVLDTTIANVALPTISGNLGVSTEQGTWVITSFAVSNAIALPLTGWLSRRFGEVKLFIWATLLFVLASFLCGVARSMPELVGFRVLQGIVAGPLYPMTQTLLIAVYPPAKRGMALALLAMVTVVAPIAGPILGGWITDSYSWPWIFFINVPIGLFAAAVVRQQMRTRPVSTQRQPMDYIGLLTLIVGVGALQVVLDKGNDLDWFESNFIIVGSLISVVFLAIFIIWELTDKHPVVNLRLFVHRNFRIGTIVLVGGYAGFFGINLILPQWLQTQMGYTATWAGLAVAPIGLLPVLMSPFVGKYAHRIDLRLLAGLAFLAIGTSCFMRAGFTNEVDFQHIALVQLFMGIGVALFFMPTLSILLSDLPPHQIADGSGLATFLRTLGGSFAASLTTWLWIRRADQHHAYLSESISTYEPATREALNQLGGVNGQSFAQLERMLSSQAYMMSTVDYFTMMGWVFAGLILLVWLAKPPFAAKAGPASAGH encoded by the coding sequence ATGAGCAACACCGCTTCATTCACCCCGCCGAGCCTGCTGCTGACCACCATCGGGCTGTCGCTGGCAACGTTCATGCAGGTGCTCGATACCACCATTGCCAACGTCGCCTTGCCGACCATTTCCGGCAATTTGGGGGTGAGCACCGAGCAGGGTACCTGGGTCATCACCTCGTTTGCGGTGAGTAACGCCATTGCCTTGCCGTTGACCGGCTGGCTGAGCCGGCGTTTCGGCGAAGTGAAGCTGTTTATCTGGGCCACCTTGCTGTTCGTGCTGGCGTCGTTTCTCTGTGGTGTCGCCCGGTCGATGCCGGAGTTGGTGGGCTTCCGGGTTTTGCAGGGGATCGTTGCCGGTCCTTTGTATCCGATGACCCAGACATTGTTGATCGCTGTCTATCCGCCGGCCAAGCGCGGCATGGCCCTGGCCTTGCTGGCGATGGTCACGGTCGTGGCGCCGATCGCCGGTCCGATCCTCGGCGGTTGGATAACCGATAGTTACAGTTGGCCGTGGATCTTCTTCATCAACGTTCCGATCGGCTTGTTCGCTGCGGCAGTCGTACGCCAGCAGATGCGCACGCGTCCGGTGTCGACCCAGCGCCAGCCGATGGACTACATCGGCCTACTGACCCTGATCGTCGGTGTCGGTGCCTTGCAGGTGGTGCTGGACAAGGGCAATGACCTGGACTGGTTCGAGTCCAATTTCATTATTGTTGGCAGTCTGATATCGGTGGTATTCCTGGCGATCTTTATCATCTGGGAACTGACCGATAAGCATCCGGTGGTCAATCTGCGCTTGTTCGTCCATCGCAACTTTCGCATCGGCACCATCGTATTAGTAGGAGGCTATGCGGGCTTTTTCGGTATCAACCTGATTCTGCCGCAGTGGTTGCAGACACAAATGGGCTACACCGCTACCTGGGCTGGCCTGGCGGTGGCGCCCATCGGATTGCTGCCGGTACTGATGTCGCCGTTCGTCGGTAAATATGCACACAGAATCGACTTGCGCCTGCTGGCAGGCCTGGCGTTCCTGGCCATCGGCACCAGTTGTTTCATGCGAGCAGGCTTTACCAATGAGGTCGACTTTCAGCACATCGCCCTGGTGCAGCTATTCATGGGTATCGGCGTGGCGCTGTTCTTCATGCCGACCTTGAGCATCCTGTTGTCGGACTTGCCACCGCACCAGATCGCCGACGGCTCCGGGCTAGCCACCTTCCTGCGCACCCTGGGTGGCAGCTTCGCCGCATCCTTGACGACCTGGTTGTGGATTCGCCGCGCGGACCAGCATCACGCCTACCTGAGCGAAAGCATCAGCACCTACGAGCCGGCCACCCGTGAAGCGCTCAATCAACTCGGGGGTGTGAATGGACAGTCTTTTGCGCAGTTGGAGCGAATGCTCAGCAGTCAGGCTTACATGATGTCGACGGTGGATTACTTCACCATGATGGGTTGGGTGTTTGCTGGGCTGATCTTACTGGTGTGGCTGGCCAAGCCGCCGTTTGCGGCCAAGGCAGGGCCGGCGTCGGCGGGGCATTGA
- the lpxH gene encoding UDP-2,3-diacylglucosamine diphosphatase, giving the protein MILLISDLHLQEERPDITRAFLDLLDGRARHAQALYILGDFFEAWIGDDAMTPFQTSICQALRALSDSGTQVYLMHGNRDFLIGEAFCKAAGCTLLSDPSVVQLGGEPVLLMHGDSLCTLDLAYMKMRRYLRNPVSLWILRHLPLSTRQKLARKLRSESRAQTRMKANDIVDVTPEEVPRIMAHYGVRTLVHGHTHRPAIHKLMVDDQPARRIVLGDWDRQGWALEVDEQGFQLQPFAFP; this is encoded by the coding sequence GTGATACTGCTGATCTCTGATCTGCACTTGCAAGAAGAACGCCCGGATATAACCCGGGCGTTTCTTGATCTGCTCGACGGCCGTGCGCGCCATGCCCAGGCGCTGTACATCCTCGGCGACTTCTTCGAGGCCTGGATCGGCGATGACGCCATGACGCCCTTCCAGACCAGTATTTGCCAGGCCCTGCGCGCCTTGAGCGACAGTGGTACCCAAGTCTACCTAATGCATGGCAACCGCGATTTCCTGATCGGCGAGGCCTTCTGCAAGGCTGCCGGCTGCACCCTGCTGAGCGACCCAAGTGTCGTGCAACTGGGCGGCGAGCCGGTGTTGTTGATGCACGGCGACAGCCTGTGCACCCTTGATCTGGCCTACATGAAAATGCGCCGTTACCTGCGCAACCCGGTAAGCCTATGGATTCTTCGGCACCTGCCGCTGAGCACCCGCCAGAAGCTGGCGCGCAAGCTGCGCAGTGAAAGCCGGGCGCAGACGCGAATGAAAGCCAACGACATAGTCGACGTGACGCCGGAAGAAGTTCCGCGGATCATGGCGCACTATGGCGTACGCACCCTGGTGCACGGCCACACCCACCGTCCGGCGATTCACAAACTGATGGTCGATGATCAACCGGCTCGGCGAATCGTGCTGGGCGATTGGGACCGCCAGGGTTGGGCACTGGAAGTGGATGAGCAAGGGTTTCAGTTGCAGCCGTTTGCTTTTCCTTGA
- a CDS encoding peptidylprolyl isomerase encodes MSKVKLSTNHGDIVIELNAEKAPITVANFIEYVNAGHYSNTVFHRVIGNFMIQGGGFEPGMKEKKDKRPSIQNEADNGLSNDKYTIAMARTMEPHSASAQFFINVTDNSFLNHSGKNVQGWGYAVFGKVTEGTDVVDKIKAVSTGSKSGHQDVPVEDVIIEKAEIIE; translated from the coding sequence ATGTCCAAAGTCAAACTGAGCACCAACCACGGCGACATCGTCATTGAACTGAATGCCGAAAAAGCCCCGATCACCGTGGCCAACTTCATCGAATACGTAAATGCCGGTCACTACAGCAACACCGTATTCCACCGCGTAATCGGCAACTTCATGATCCAGGGTGGCGGTTTCGAGCCAGGCATGAAAGAAAAGAAAGACAAGCGTCCGAGCATCCAGAACGAAGCCGACAACGGCCTGAGCAACGACAAGTACACCATCGCCATGGCTCGTACCATGGAGCCGCATTCGGCGTCAGCACAGTTCTTCATCAACGTGACCGACAACAGTTTCCTCAACCACAGCGGCAAGAACGTGCAGGGCTGGGGTTATGCGGTATTCGGTAAAGTTACCGAAGGTACCGACGTTGTCGACAAGATCAAGGCTGTTTCCACCGGTTCCAAGTCTGGCCACCAGGACGTACCGGTCGAAGACGTGATCATCGAGAAAGCCGAGATCATTGAGTGA
- a CDS encoding glutamine--tRNA ligase/YqeY domain fusion protein has translation MSKPTADTAPNAAAKGAPAIPANFLRPIVQADLDSGKHSSIVTRFPPEPNGYLHIGHAKSICVNFGLAQEFGGACHLRFDDTNPAKEDQEYIDAIQSDVQWLGFQWTGPVRYASEYFDQLHDWAVDLIKSGNAYVCDLTPEQAKEYRGNLTEPGKNSPFRERSVEENLDLFARMKAGEFKDGERVLRAKIDMASPNMNLRDPILYRIRHAHHHQTGDKWCIYPNYDFTHGQSDAIEGITHSICTLEFEGHRPLYEWFLDHLPVPAKPRQYEFSRLNLNYTITSKRKLKQLVDEQHVNGWDDPRMSTLSGFRRRGYTPASIRNFCEMIGTNRSDGVVDMSMLEFSIRDDLDRTAPRAMCVLRPLKVVITNYPQGQVENLELPRHPKEDMGVRALPFAREIYIDRDDFMEEPPKGYKRLEPAGEVRLRGSYVIRADEAIKDADGNIVELRCSYDPDTLGKNPEGRKVKGVIHWVPAAASVECEVRLYDRLFRSANPEKTEDGGSFLDNINSDSLQVLTGCRAEPSLGQAQPEDRFQFEREGYFCADLKDSQPGRPVFNRTVTLRDSWGS, from the coding sequence ATGAGCAAGCCCACTGCCGACACCGCTCCTAACGCCGCTGCCAAAGGCGCACCCGCCATCCCTGCGAACTTCCTGCGTCCGATCGTGCAGGCCGACCTGGATTCGGGCAAGCACAGCAGCATCGTCACCCGTTTTCCACCAGAGCCCAACGGATACCTGCACATCGGCCATGCCAAGTCGATTTGTGTGAACTTCGGCCTGGCCCAGGAATTCGGTGGGGCTTGTCACCTGCGTTTCGATGACACCAACCCGGCCAAAGAGGACCAGGAGTACATCGATGCCATCCAGAGCGATGTGCAGTGGCTGGGCTTCCAGTGGACCGGCCCGGTGCGTTACGCCTCCGAGTACTTCGACCAGTTGCACGACTGGGCCGTGGACCTGATCAAGTCGGGCAATGCCTACGTCTGCGACCTGACCCCGGAGCAGGCCAAGGAATACCGTGGCAACCTGACCGAGCCCGGCAAGAACAGCCCGTTCCGTGAGCGCAGCGTCGAAGAGAACCTGGACTTGTTCGCCCGCATGAAAGCCGGCGAGTTCAAGGACGGTGAACGTGTGCTGCGGGCCAAGATCGACATGGCCTCGCCGAACATGAACCTGCGGGACCCGATCCTGTACCGCATTCGTCATGCTCATCACCACCAGACCGGTGACAAGTGGTGTATCTACCCGAACTACGACTTCACCCATGGCCAGTCGGACGCTATCGAGGGCATCACGCACTCCATCTGCACCCTGGAGTTCGAAGGTCATCGCCCGCTGTACGAGTGGTTCCTTGACCACTTGCCGGTGCCGGCCAAGCCGCGCCAGTACGAATTCAGCCGCCTGAACCTTAACTACACCATCACCAGCAAGCGCAAGCTCAAGCAATTGGTTGATGAGCAGCACGTCAACGGTTGGGACGACCCACGCATGTCGACGCTGTCGGGCTTTCGCCGTCGCGGCTATACCCCGGCATCGATCCGCAACTTCTGCGAAATGATCGGCACCAACCGTTCCGACGGTGTGGTCGACATGTCGATGCTCGAATTCAGCATCCGTGACGACCTTGATCGCACCGCGCCACGCGCCATGTGCGTGCTGCGTCCCTTGAAGGTGGTTATCACCAACTATCCGCAGGGCCAGGTCGAGAACCTCGAACTGCCGCGTCACCCTAAAGAAGACATGGGTGTGCGTGCGCTGCCGTTCGCTCGCGAGATCTACATCGACCGCGACGACTTCATGGAAGAGCCGCCAAAGGGCTACAAGCGTCTGGAGCCAGCCGGCGAAGTGCGTCTGCGCGGCAGCTACGTGATTCGCGCCGACGAGGCGATCAAGGACGCTGATGGCAATATCGTCGAGCTGCGTTGCTCCTATGACCCGGACACCCTGGGTAAAAACCCTGAAGGCCGCAAGGTCAAGGGCGTGATTCACTGGGTGCCGGCTGCAGCCAGCGTCGAATGCGAAGTGCGCCTTTACGACCGTCTGTTCCGCTCGGCCAATCCCGAGAAAACCGAAGACGGCGGCAGCTTCCTCGACAATATCAACTCCGATTCGCTGCAGGTACTCACCGGTTGTCGTGCGGAACCTTCACTGGGCCAGGCCCAGCCAGAAGACCGCTTCCAGTTCGAGCGCGAAGGCTATTTCTGCGCCGACCTGAAAGACTCCCAGCCGGGTCGCCCGGTATTCAACCGGACTGTGACCCTGCGCGATTCGTGGGGCAGCTGA
- the cysS gene encoding cysteine--tRNA ligase, giving the protein MLNIYNTLSKTKEVFKPLDGNKVRMYVCGMTVYDYCHLGHGRSMVAFDLVTRWLRYSGYDLTYVRNITDIDDKIINRANENGESFDALTARMIDAMHEDERRLNILPPDQEPRATDHIAGMHAMIQTLIDKGFAYAAANGDVYYRVGKFVGYGKLSRKKIEDLRIGARIEVDEAKQDPLDFVLWKAVKPGEPSWESPWGPGRPGWHIECSVMSTCCLGESFDIHGGGNDLEFPHHENEIAQSEAATGKQYANSWMHCGMIRINGEKMSKSLNNFFTIRDVLDKYHPEVVRYLLVSSHYRSSINYSEDSLRESKGALERFYHALRGLPRVQAKGGEAYVERFTAAMNDDFGTPEACAVLFDLVREINRLRESEPEAAAGLAARLRELAGLLGVLQLEADDFLRAGAEGKVDAAEVEALIQARLQARADKNWAESDRIRDQITAMGVVLEDSKGATTWRLAD; this is encoded by the coding sequence GTGCTTAACATCTACAACACGCTTAGCAAGACCAAGGAAGTTTTCAAGCCGCTCGATGGCAACAAGGTGCGCATGTATGTCTGCGGCATGACCGTGTACGACTACTGCCACCTGGGCCACGGTCGCAGCATGGTAGCCTTCGACCTGGTCACGCGCTGGCTGCGTTACAGCGGCTACGACCTGACCTACGTGCGCAACATCACCGACATCGATGACAAGATCATCAACCGGGCCAATGAAAACGGCGAGTCGTTCGACGCCCTGACGGCGCGCATGATAGATGCGATGCACGAAGATGAGCGCCGCCTGAATATCTTGCCGCCAGATCAGGAGCCGCGTGCCACCGACCATATCGCCGGCATGCACGCGATGATCCAGACCCTGATCGACAAGGGTTTTGCCTACGCCGCGGCGAACGGTGATGTGTATTACCGGGTCGGCAAGTTCGTCGGTTACGGCAAGTTGTCACGCAAGAAGATCGAAGACTTGCGTATTGGTGCTCGTATCGAAGTGGACGAAGCCAAGCAGGATCCGCTCGACTTCGTCCTGTGGAAAGCCGTCAAGCCGGGCGAGCCAAGTTGGGAGTCGCCGTGGGGCCCAGGCCGTCCTGGCTGGCATATCGAATGCTCGGTGATGTCCACCTGCTGCCTGGGTGAAAGTTTCGACATCCATGGCGGTGGCAACGACCTGGAGTTCCCGCACCACGAAAACGAAATCGCCCAGAGCGAGGCTGCAACCGGCAAGCAGTACGCCAATTCGTGGATGCACTGCGGCATGATTCGCATCAATGGCGAGAAGATGTCCAAGTCCTTGAACAACTTCTTCACCATTCGTGATGTGCTCGACAAATATCACCCGGAGGTGGTCCGCTACCTGCTGGTGTCGAGCCACTACCGTAGCTCGATCAACTACTCCGAAGACAGCCTGCGCGAGTCCAAGGGCGCCCTGGAGCGCTTCTACCACGCATTGCGCGGCTTGCCGCGAGTGCAAGCCAAGGGTGGCGAAGCCTACGTCGAGCGTTTCACCGCGGCGATGAACGACGACTTCGGTACGCCTGAAGCCTGTGCGGTGCTGTTCGATCTGGTGCGCGAGATCAACCGCTTGCGCGAGAGCGAGCCTGAGGCGGCTGCCGGTCTGGCTGCGCGTCTTCGCGAGCTGGCAGGCTTGTTGGGTGTACTGCAACTGGAGGCCGACGACTTCCTGCGCGCGGGTGCCGAAGGCAAGGTCGATGCCGCCGAGGTCGAAGCGTTGATCCAGGCGCGCCTGCAGGCGCGTGCCGACAAGAACTGGGCAGAATCGGACCGCATCCGTGACCAGATCACCGCCATGGGCGTGGTGCTGGAAGACAGTAAAGGGGCTACCACCTGGCGTCTGGCTGACTGA
- a CDS encoding HAMP domain-containing sensor histidine kinase: MPLPNPSKGWSSSTSRLLALYSFLFVAWSSILMGVLYFEVSGYLNKLTRHSLQQRQHLFAHMSGKQLDDALIASQAFEERSFDAYGLFDAQFNPLAGQIRQVPTDLGLDGKIHELSRCLDADDPHLPRDSCDAVAIKVRDGRWLVLVRDNGSLFVVTRIILHALLWGLSLTIIPGIAGWYLLRRRPLKRIRAIQATAEQIVAGDLTQRLPLSQRRDELDMLAAIVNAMLDRIERLMHEVKGVCDNIAHDLRTPLTRLRAQLYRIRQQAGDNSAQADALEQAIGETDTLMARFRGLLRISELEDRQRRAGFVELDPRALLVEMHDFYLPLAEDGEIQLKLELPAQLPSLNGDRELLFEALANLLGNAIKFTPAGGAVRMRARNEAGVVSIEVEDSGPGIPESEREAVLKRFYRSEEGHRHPGFGLGLSVVAAIVDLHGFALEVGSSELGGARLVLHCRTGVIR, translated from the coding sequence ATGCCATTGCCGAACCCGTCTAAGGGTTGGAGTTCCTCCACCAGTCGTCTGCTGGCGCTCTACAGTTTTTTGTTCGTGGCCTGGAGCAGCATCCTCATGGGGGTGCTGTATTTTGAGGTTTCCGGCTACCTGAACAAGCTCACTCGGCACTCGTTACAACAGCGCCAGCATTTGTTCGCGCACATGAGTGGCAAGCAACTGGACGACGCCTTGATCGCAAGCCAAGCCTTCGAAGAACGCAGCTTCGACGCCTACGGTTTGTTCGACGCACAGTTCAACCCATTGGCCGGACAGATCCGCCAGGTGCCGACCGACCTGGGGCTGGACGGCAAAATCCACGAGCTGAGCCGTTGTCTGGACGCCGATGATCCGCACCTACCTCGCGACAGTTGTGACGCCGTGGCCATCAAAGTGCGTGATGGCCGCTGGCTGGTGCTGGTACGCGACAACGGCTCGTTGTTTGTCGTGACCCGCATCATTCTTCATGCCCTGCTCTGGGGACTGTCACTGACGATCATCCCCGGGATTGCCGGCTGGTACCTGCTGCGCCGGCGACCGCTCAAACGTATTCGCGCCATTCAGGCGACTGCCGAACAGATCGTCGCAGGTGATCTTACCCAGCGCCTGCCACTGTCTCAGCGACGCGACGAACTGGACATGCTCGCAGCCATTGTCAACGCCATGCTCGATCGCATCGAACGCCTGATGCACGAGGTCAAGGGCGTATGTGACAACATCGCTCATGACCTGCGCACCCCGCTGACGCGCCTGCGTGCCCAGCTCTACCGGATACGCCAGCAGGCCGGGGACAATTCCGCGCAAGCCGACGCACTGGAGCAGGCGATTGGAGAAACCGACACCCTGATGGCGCGCTTTCGTGGCTTGCTGCGCATCAGCGAACTGGAAGACCGCCAGCGCCGGGCGGGATTTGTCGAGCTTGATCCGCGCGCCCTGTTGGTGGAAATGCACGACTTCTACCTGCCATTGGCAGAGGACGGCGAGATTCAGTTGAAGCTGGAACTGCCCGCACAGCTACCGTCGCTCAATGGTGACCGCGAGCTGTTGTTCGAGGCGCTGGCCAATTTATTGGGCAATGCGATCAAATTTACCCCTGCCGGCGGCGCTGTACGCATGCGTGCCCGCAATGAGGCCGGCGTGGTGAGCATCGAGGTGGAGGACAGCGGCCCGGGAATTCCCGAGAGCGAGCGCGAAGCAGTGTTAAAGCGCTTTTATCGTAGCGAAGAAGGTCATCGTCACCCAGGCTTCGGGCTGGGGTTGTCGGTGGTTGCGGCGATTGTCGACCTGCATGGCTTTGCGCTTGAGGTCGGGTCGAGTGAATTGGGCGGCGCGAGATTGGTGTTGCATTGCCGGACCGGGGTAATTCGTTAG
- a CDS encoding response regulator transcription factor, translating to MPRVLTIEDDAVTAQEIVAELTSHGLEVDWADNGREGLAKAIAGGYDLITLDRMLPELDGLTIVTTLRNLKIATPILMISALSDVDERVRGLRAGGDDYLTKPFASDEMAARVEVLLRRNSVPLAQTRLQVADLQLDLISHEARRGEQALNLLPTEYKLLEFLMRHAGQVITRMMIFEEVWGYHFDPGTNLIDVHIGRLRKKIDAAGQTPLIRTVRGSGYAIAEPV from the coding sequence ATGCCCCGCGTACTGACTATCGAAGACGACGCCGTGACCGCCCAGGAGATCGTCGCCGAGCTCACCAGCCATGGCCTGGAAGTGGATTGGGCCGATAACGGCCGTGAAGGCTTGGCCAAAGCCATAGCCGGTGGCTACGACCTGATCACGCTCGACCGCATGCTCCCCGAGCTGGACGGCCTGACCATCGTCACCACCCTGCGCAACCTGAAAATCGCCACGCCGATTCTGATGATCAGCGCACTGTCCGATGTCGATGAACGGGTGCGCGGCCTGCGTGCCGGTGGCGATGATTATCTGACCAAACCCTTTGCCTCGGATGAAATGGCTGCCCGCGTTGAAGTGCTGCTGCGGCGCAACAGCGTGCCCCTGGCGCAGACCCGCCTGCAGGTGGCCGACCTGCAACTGGACCTGATCAGCCATGAGGCCCGACGCGGGGAGCAGGCGCTGAACTTGCTCCCCACCGAGTACAAGCTACTGGAATTTCTCATGCGCCATGCAGGCCAGGTCATCACCCGGATGATGATCTTCGAAGAAGTCTGGGGCTATCACTTCGATCCCGGCACCAACCTGATTGACGTACACATCGGACGCTTGCGCAAAAAAATCGACGCGGCCGGTCAGACGCCCCTGATTCGAACCGTACGGGGCTCGGGCTATGCCATTGCCGAACCCGTCTAA
- a CDS encoding branched-chain amino acid aminotransferase produces the protein MSNESINWDKLGFDYIKTDKRYLSYFRNGEWDQGTLTEDNVLHISEGSTALHYGQQCFEGMKAYRCKDGSINLFRPDQNALRMQRSCDRLLMPQVPTEQFIEACKQVVKANERFVPPHGKGALYLRPFVIGVGDNIGVRTAPEFIFSIFAIPVGSYFKGGMTPHKFLISDYDRAAPQGTGAAKVGGNYAASLQPGYKAKQAGFADCIYLDPLTHTKIEEVGSANFFGITPDNKFITPKSPSVLPGITRLSLMELAKSRLGLEVIEGDVLIDKIGQFSEAGACGTAAVITPIGGIQYNGELHVFYSETEVGPVTRKLYDELTGIQSGDVEAPAGWIVKVA, from the coding sequence ATGAGTAACGAAAGCATTAACTGGGACAAGCTGGGCTTCGACTACATCAAGACCGACAAGCGCTACCTGTCCTATTTCCGTAACGGCGAGTGGGACCAGGGCACCCTGACCGAAGACAACGTGCTGCACATCAGCGAAGGCTCAACTGCGCTGCATTACGGCCAGCAATGTTTCGAGGGTATGAAGGCCTACCGCTGCAAGGACGGTTCGATCAACCTGTTCCGCCCTGACCAGAACGCCCTGCGCATGCAGCGCAGCTGCGACCGCCTGTTGATGCCACAGGTACCGACCGAGCAATTCATCGAAGCGTGCAAACAGGTGGTAAAAGCCAACGAACGCTTCGTCCCGCCGCACGGCAAAGGCGCCCTGTACCTGCGTCCGTTCGTAATCGGTGTAGGCGACAACATTGGCGTGCGTACCGCCCCGGAATTCATTTTCTCGATCTTCGCCATTCCGGTCGGCTCCTATTTCAAAGGCGGCATGACCCCGCACAAATTCCTGATTTCCGACTACGACCGTGCCGCACCGCAAGGCACTGGTGCTGCCAAGGTTGGCGGTAACTATGCCGCCAGCCTGCAGCCCGGCTACAAAGCCAAGCAGGCCGGTTTTGCCGACTGCATCTACCTGGACCCACTGACCCACACCAAAATTGAAGAAGTCGGCTCAGCCAACTTCTTCGGGATCACCCCGGACAATAAGTTCATCACCCCGAAATCGCCGTCGGTATTGCCAGGCATCACTCGCCTGTCGCTGATGGAACTGGCCAAATCGCGTCTGGGCCTGGAAGTGATAGAAGGTGATGTGCTGATCGACAAGATCGGCCAGTTCAGCGAGGCCGGTGCCTGCGGTACTGCTGCGGTGATCACCCCGATCGGCGGCATCCAGTACAACGGCGAGCTGCATGTGTTCTACAGCGAAACCGAAGTCGGCCCGGTTACCCGCAAGCTCTACGATGAGCTGACCGGCATCCAGAGCGGCGACGTCGAAGCGCCAGCTGGCTGGATCGTCAAAGTAGCGTGA
- a CDS encoding carbohydrate porin produces MSRAFRFSRPRLLTGPLLTLTCITFQPALANEADLMTRSSLSGDWGGLRHQLDSQGIKFTGDYSGETAYIAEGGLHRSARYSQNIKLGVQFDLGKLYGLDNGGKLQLTINDRRGNSASEDLVGNRLPIQENFGGLYTRLTELSYERTLFTPELNVKLGYMAMGNDLGGLDSGILCNFMNAGFCGHPLNMSGGSGWTNYPNAHLGVRLKYDLSSTWQVRVAAFNVDPQSNGNSSRAWHLGPKHTTGTVLPLELVYKLQGELPGEYKLGYYYDSSDAKRIGSDKEVSGRDGHYLLIDQAVWHSHTSPGRSVHAFGQYSAASTAASPFSTWYGVGLVLYKPFEGRARDTLAIGYGRAVPNPRSRDVQQDAAAANGESFPNLNSAEQLIELSYGYQATPWLTLRPDVQYIIEPGAFSAEKIDNALVVGLQVKASF; encoded by the coding sequence ATGTCCCGCGCTTTTCGCTTCTCTCGCCCTCGCCTGCTTACCGGCCCGCTATTGACCCTAACGTGCATCACCTTCCAACCCGCGCTGGCCAACGAGGCGGACCTGATGACCCGCAGCAGCCTCAGCGGTGACTGGGGTGGCCTGCGTCACCAACTGGACAGCCAAGGCATCAAATTCACTGGCGACTACAGTGGCGAGACTGCCTACATCGCCGAGGGTGGCCTGCATCGCTCCGCCAGGTACTCGCAAAACATCAAACTTGGCGTGCAATTCGATCTGGGCAAGCTGTATGGCCTGGATAACGGCGGCAAGCTGCAACTGACCATCAATGATCGCCGCGGCAACAGTGCTTCTGAAGACTTGGTAGGCAACCGTCTGCCTATCCAGGAAAACTTCGGTGGTCTCTATACCCGCCTGACCGAATTGAGTTACGAGCGCACCCTGTTCACCCCCGAGCTGAACGTCAAGCTGGGTTACATGGCCATGGGCAACGATCTGGGTGGCCTGGACAGCGGCATTCTCTGCAACTTCATGAACGCAGGTTTCTGCGGCCATCCGTTGAACATGTCCGGCGGTAGCGGCTGGACCAATTACCCCAACGCTCACCTCGGCGTGCGCCTGAAGTACGACCTGTCATCGACCTGGCAAGTGCGGGTCGCCGCGTTCAACGTTGATCCACAGAGCAACGGCAACTCCAGCCGCGCGTGGCACTTGGGACCCAAGCACACCACCGGCACTGTGCTGCCCCTAGAGCTGGTATACAAGCTGCAGGGCGAGTTGCCCGGTGAGTATAAGCTGGGCTACTACTACGACAGCTCCGACGCCAAGCGCATCGGCAGTGACAAGGAAGTCTCCGGTCGTGACGGCCATTACCTGCTGATCGACCAGGCCGTGTGGCATTCGCATACCTCGCCAGGGCGCAGCGTGCATGCCTTTGGTCAGTACTCGGCAGCGAGCACCGCCGCGTCCCCGTTCAGCACGTGGTATGGCGTCGGCCTGGTCTTGTACAAGCCTTTCGAAGGTCGCGCGCGAGACACCCTCGCTATTGGCTACGGCCGCGCCGTGCCCAATCCGCGCAGCCGCGACGTCCAGCAAGATGCCGCCGCCGCCAATGGCGAAAGCTTTCCCAACCTCAACAGCGCCGAACAACTGATCGAACTCAGCTACGGCTATCAGGCTACCCCCTGGCTGACGCTGCGCCCGGATGTGCAATACATCATCGAGCCTGGGGCATTTTCCGCAGAGAAAATCGACAACGCCTTGGTGGTGGGACTCCAAGTCAAAGCGAGTTTCTAA